From Acidobacteriota bacterium:
GGCGAAGATGTCGATGACCTGGTCGCTCACGATCGCCGTCGAGACGATCTGCCGGATGGCGTGGTCGATGTCGCCCGAGCCCTTCCGGTCGCCCACCTGCGTCTTGGCGATCGCCGTGCGCACGGCCTGGAAGAAGCCGACATCGTCGCGAATGCGGATCGCCTCGTCGTGCGGCACGGCGAGCGCGAACGCCTTCGAGAGCTCGGTGACGACCTGGAGCAGCCGCTCCTTGCCGCTCTCCTGGGCGAGCACGTGCTCCTGCGCGGCGGGCAATACCGAGAGACGCGCGGCCGGCGAGCTGCTCGTCCACGCGCTCCAGTCGAAGCCGTGGAAGATGTCGCAGCACACCTCATGGCGCTCGAGCATCAGCGCCACGGCCTCTCCCTGGTCGAGTGCTGTTTCGCCCTGGCCGCCGCTCTCGGTGTACGTGTGCAGGGCCTTCTTGAGCTGATCGGCGAGCCCGAGGTAGTCAACGACGAGGCCGCCCGGTTTGTCCCGGAACACGCGGTTCACGCGCGCAATGGCCTGCATCAGGCCGTGCCGCTGCATCGGCTTGTCGATGTACATCGTGTGCATGCACGGGGCGTCGAAGCCCGTGAGCCACATGTCGCGCACGATCACGAGCTTGAACGGGTCGCTCGCGTTCTTGAACCGCTTCGCGAGCGCCTCCCGGCGCTGCTTGCTGCGAATGTGCTGCTGCCAGTCGCTCGGGTCTGACGCCGAGCCGGTCATCACCACCTTGATGGCGCCCTTGTCGTCATCGGCGTCGTGCCAGTCGGGGCGAAGCTGGGTGAGCGCCTTGTAGAGGTCGACACAGATCCGCCGGCTCATGCACACCAGCATCGCCTTGCCGTCCATGGCCTCGAGGCGAGCTTCGAAGTGTTCGACGAGGTCCTTCGCGATGAGCTGCA
This genomic window contains:
- a CDS encoding DUF3387 domain-containing protein; translation: SVFGDYVSVYDIQRAVEDGATVPIYYESRLAKLELKEEERPHLDEAFDELTEGEELEGREKLKTKWSALEALVGTDRRVQLIAKDLVEHFEARLEAMDGKAMLVCMSRRICVDLYKALTQLRPDWHDADDDKGAIKVVMTGSASDPSDWQQHIRSKQRREALAKRFKNASDPFKLVIVRDMWLTGFDAPCMHTMYIDKPMQRHGLMQAIARVNRVFRDKPGGLVVDYLGLADQLKKALHTYTESGGQGETALDQGEAVALMLERHEVCCDIFHGFDWSAWTSSSPAARLSVLPAAQEHVLAQESGKERLLQVVTELSKAFALAVPHDEAIRIRDDVGFFQAVRTAIAKTQVGDRKGSGDIDHAIRQIVSTAIVSDQVIDIFAAAGLENPDISILSDQFLADVRGMKHRNLAVELLRKLLNDEVKARSKHNLVQARSFADLLEKSVRRYQNRAIEAAQVIEELIELAKEMRAAQKRGEELGLSSDELAFYDALEVSDTAVKVLGDETLRIIARELVDTVKQNVTIDWTVKESVRAKLRVIVKRILRKYGYPPDKQEAATNTVLQQAELLSDFWTQTAAS